One Marinitoga hydrogenitolerans DSM 16785 DNA segment encodes these proteins:
- a CDS encoding deoxycytidylate deaminase: MKDRVDEYIKNLIYKEFPKKNNDEEWDQYFIKIAFLVSERSSCTHRKVGAVVVKDKRILATGYNQPPSGFPHCDEIGCIRDDLGIKSGEHQEICYGLHAEQNALMQAAKFGISTDGASIYVTHQPCSICARLIINAGIKKVIYGGNYPDALTKLFFKQTGVEFKMMKK; encoded by the coding sequence ATGAAGGATAGGGTGGATGAGTATATAAAAAATCTAATTTATAAGGAGTTTCCAAAGAAGAACAATGATGAGGAATGGGACCAATATTTTATAAAAATAGCCTTTCTTGTTAGTGAACGGTCCTCATGTACTCATAGAAAAGTAGGAGCGGTTGTAGTAAAAGATAAGAGAATTTTAGCAACAGGTTATAATCAACCACCATCAGGTTTTCCACATTGTGATGAAATAGGTTGTATTAGAGATGATTTGGGAATAAAAAGTGGAGAACATCAAGAAATATGTTATGGTCTGCATGCTGAGCAGAATGCTTTAATGCAAGCTGCGAAATTCGGTATTTCAACAGATGGAGCGTCAATATATGTTACTCATCAACCATGTTCTATTTGCGCAAGATTGATAATTAATGCTGGAATAAAGAAAGTGATATATGGCGGTAATTATCCTGATGCATTAACTAAGTTATTTTTTAAACAAACGGGTGTAGAATTTAAAATGATGAAAAAATAG
- a CDS encoding RNA-guided endonuclease InsQ/TnpB family protein — translation MIKTYKIKLRVNNKERTKLMAAAGTARWAYNFALAKIEEYYKETGKIIGDRAIRKELTQLKQTNEYNWLYKYSNNITKQAIKDACAAYKRFFKKLANKPKFKAKKKSKPSFYVDPYKIKFKNTKVLIEKIGWLRLFEKDKIPERGKYYNPRVTYDGIDWYLSISFETENIEVDNGKYTEGIGIDLGIKTLATISNGSKYENINKKHKVKKILKRLKRLQRQISRKYEQNKIQHKGGEVRYQKTKNIIKLESKIRKIHIRLKNIRNDYIHKITASLVKTKPEYIVVEDLNISGMMKNKHLSKEIQQSKLYEIIRQLEYKTKKHGIKLIKADRYYPSSKKCHKCGKIKKDLKLSDRIYMCECGYKNDRDLNA, via the coding sequence ATGATAAAAACATATAAAATTAAATTGCGTGTAAATAATAAGGAACGAACAAAATTAATGGCTGCAGCAGGGACAGCAAGATGGGCATATAATTTTGCTCTTGCAAAAATAGAAGAGTACTATAAAGAAACAGGAAAAATCATTGGAGATAGAGCAATAAGGAAAGAATTAACACAATTAAAACAAACTAACGAATATAATTGGCTATATAAATATTCAAACAATATCACGAAACAAGCTATAAAAGATGCTTGTGCTGCATATAAAAGATTTTTTAAAAAATTAGCAAACAAACCAAAATTTAAGGCAAAGAAAAAATCAAAACCCAGTTTCTATGTAGATCCGTATAAAATTAAGTTTAAAAATACAAAGGTGCTAATAGAAAAAATAGGATGGTTAAGACTGTTTGAAAAAGATAAAATACCAGAAAGGGGCAAATATTATAATCCGAGAGTAACATATGACGGAATTGATTGGTATCTAAGTATAAGTTTCGAAACAGAGAATATAGAAGTTGATAATGGAAAATATACAGAAGGTATAGGAATAGATTTAGGAATTAAAACATTAGCAACTATAAGCAATGGTTCAAAATATGAAAATATAAATAAAAAACATAAAGTTAAAAAGATATTAAAGCGTTTAAAAAGATTACAAAGACAAATATCAAGGAAATACGAACAAAACAAAATTCAACATAAAGGAGGTGAAGTCCGTTACCAAAAGACTAAAAATATAATAAAACTTGAGTCAAAAATAAGGAAAATACATATAAGGTTAAAAAATATCCGCAATGATTATATACATAAAATCACAGCGTCTCTGGTGAAAACCAAACCAGAATATATAGTTGTAGAGGATTTAAACATATCAGGAATGATGAAAAATAAACATCTGTCTAAAGAAATACAGCAATCAAAACTATATGAAATTATCAGACAACTGGAATATAAAACAAAAAAACATGGAATAAAATTAATAAAAGCAGACAGATATTATCCTAGCAGTAAAAAATGCCATAAATGTGGAAAAATAAAAAAGGATTTAAAATTATCAGACAGAATATATATGTGTGAATGCGGATATAAAAACGATAGGGATTTAAATGC
- a CDS encoding 2-oxoacid:acceptor oxidoreductase family protein yields MNLKDPKSVRISGMGGQGNILMGLILAESLVNEGYWVVQSQHYGAQVRGGLSFCDVLYSDEVIDYPKAEVFDVLYIMNDIAFPHLSMVKNNGIVFYDSSYIKALPQTVSRITKKIVAIPASKLAYEELGNTNVANMIGLGAIAKNCSIVKLETLIKIMKKRVNPRFYELDEKALKIGYNYTDKKYEIKTNENNGRGF; encoded by the coding sequence ATGAATTTAAAAGATCCAAAAAGCGTTAGAATCAGTGGTATGGGTGGTCAAGGAAATATACTTATGGGTTTGATTTTAGCAGAATCTCTTGTTAATGAAGGTTATTGGGTGGTTCAATCTCAGCATTATGGTGCGCAGGTTAGAGGTGGATTATCTTTTTGTGATGTTTTGTATTCTGATGAAGTAATTGATTATCCAAAAGCAGAGGTTTTTGATGTATTATATATTATGAATGATATAGCTTTTCCCCATTTAAGTATGGTGAAAAATAATGGTATAGTTTTTTATGATAGTTCATATATTAAAGCATTACCACAAACAGTATCTAGAATTACAAAAAAAATAGTTGCAATACCAGCTTCTAAATTAGCATATGAGGAACTCGGAAATACTAATGTTGCTAATATGATAGGTCTTGGAGCTATTGCGAAGAATTGTAGTATTGTAAAATTAGAAACGTTGATAAAGATAATGAAGAAAAGGGTTAATCCAAGGTTTTATGAGTTGGATGAAAAAGCTTTAAAAATAGGATATAATTATACAGATAAGAAATATGAAATAAAAACTAATGAAAATAATGGAAGAGGATTTTAA
- a CDS encoding 2-oxoacid:ferredoxin oxidoreductase subunit beta: MSNQNYFQYLRKDRLPNVWCPGCGNGIIMKSFIEAAGNLGLDKNKVAVVSGIGCSSRVTGYLDFNTLHTLHGRAIPFATGVKLARPDLEVVVMGGDGDMMAIGGNHFIHACRRNMDLTVILFNNNIYGMTGGQYSPTTPQDAIASTAPYGNLENMFDPVKMAISSGATYVARSTVYHYTQSVKYIENAIKHKGMSVVEIVSNCHTYYGRYNGMSKPAQFMEFFKKNTIMLSKAKSMPHEELKGKIIIGEFYNDETRKTYLESYEELIEQLGGVVK; encoded by the coding sequence ATGTCCAATCAGAATTATTTTCAGTATCTTAGAAAGGATCGTCTTCCCAATGTTTGGTGTCCTGGATGTGGCAATGGTATTATCATGAAATCATTTATTGAAGCTGCTGGTAATCTTGGTCTGGATAAAAATAAGGTTGCAGTAGTGTCTGGAATTGGATGTTCTTCCAGGGTTACGGGGTATTTAGATTTTAATACATTACATACTTTGCATGGAAGAGCGATTCCATTTGCAACAGGAGTAAAGTTAGCAAGGCCAGATTTAGAGGTTGTTGTTATGGGCGGCGATGGAGATATGATGGCTATAGGTGGCAATCATTTTATTCATGCATGCAGAAGAAATATGGATTTAACAGTAATATTATTTAATAATAATATATATGGTATGACAGGTGGTCAATATTCACCAACAACACCACAGGATGCAATTGCTTCAACAGCACCATATGGAAATTTAGAGAATATGTTTGATCCTGTAAAAATGGCTATATCTTCTGGAGCGACTTATGTTGCTAGAAGTACGGTATATCATTATACTCAAAGTGTAAAATATATAGAAAATGCTATTAAACATAAAGGTATGTCTGTTGTTGAGATTGTTTCTAATTGTCATACATATTATGGACGATATAATGGAATGAGTAAACCAGCACAATTTATGGAATTTTTTAAGAAAAATACTATTATGTTAAGTAAAGCAAAATCAATGCCACATGAAGAATTGAAAGGGAAAATAATTATAGGTGAATTTTATAATGATGAAACTAGGAAAACATATCTTGAATCATATGAAGAATTAATTGAACAATTAGGTGGTGTTGTTAAATGA
- a CDS encoding diacylglycerol kinase family protein, whose amino-acid sequence MRKFSKSLSFAIKGLFEVFNTQRNFKIQTAFALGAFVLAFVLDLNESQILWITLAILMVLILETVNTLIERMMDLIHPHFSPIVGIIKDLGAAAVLIAATFSIVVAIVIFGGRIFNWPPKYGIIVGIAFIVFIIFGSRLKK is encoded by the coding sequence ATGAGAAAGTTTTCAAAAAGTTTATCTTTTGCGATTAAAGGACTTTTTGAGGTTTTTAACACGCAAAGAAATTTCAAGATTCAAACGGCCTTTGCATTAGGCGCTTTTGTTTTGGCATTTGTTCTGGATCTTAATGAAAGTCAGATTTTGTGGATAACTTTAGCTATTTTGATGGTTTTAATTTTAGAAACTGTTAATACTTTAATTGAGAGGATGATGGATTTAATTCATCCTCATTTTAGTCCTATTGTGGGAATAATAAAAGATTTAGGTGCTGCTGCGGTATTAATCGCAGCAACTTTTTCTATAGTCGTTGCAATAGTAATCTTTGGAGGTAGAATTTTTAATTGGCCGCCGAAATATGGTATAATTGTGGGTATAGCGTTTATAGTATTTATAATATTTGGAAGCAGATTAAAAAAATAA
- a CDS encoding AAA family ATPase — protein sequence MKLKRLPIGDSDFKTVIEDNAYYIDKSMLIKEVIIGGRVILITRPRRFGKTLNMSMLKYFFKNDQDNKHLFENLKIYEEKEIIEKHLNKYPVIYITFKDLKEKNYTEMISTLRKKISDLYREYVYLIESEKLNEWEKEDLKLIFGRKGNNTLYENSLLDLSRYLYKHHGKKAILLIDEYDTPIQQSYLKGYYDEFIVFIGNMLGNALKDNEYLEKAVLTGITRVAKESIFTGVNNLDISTVVNELYNDKFGVTKEELDEILKYYGIEYEKEKIMEWYNGFNFGGKEVYNPYSIINFVRSKEIKNYWINSSGNTLIKDLIRKGTEKIKIKIGELIEGKTIESTINENLVYGDLNENLEESIWTLFLFTGYLTWKDKKGEGNSALYRLKIPNKEAHDFYKMTVLNILKESSIEYNKIIRLLINGEKIEFTKEFKEIVENTLSYFDVTEKEPERFYHGLILGMSVGLEKDYIIKSNREAGYGRADLILIPKNKTKPGIIFEFKKYSRDFDKNLKDSAERGIKQIEEKGYEKEIKSYGIEKIIKVAIAFDKKDVEIIVK from the coding sequence ATGAAATTAAAAAGACTGCCAATAGGAGATAGTGATTTCAAAACAGTAATAGAAGATAATGCATACTATATAGATAAAAGCATGTTAATAAAAGAAGTAATAATAGGTGGCAGAGTAATACTAATAACCAGACCAAGAAGGTTTGGAAAAACATTAAACATGAGCATGTTAAAATACTTTTTCAAAAACGATCAAGACAACAAACATCTATTTGAAAACTTAAAAATATACGAAGAAAAAGAGATAATAGAAAAACATTTAAATAAATATCCAGTGATATATATAACATTTAAGGATTTAAAAGAAAAAAATTATACAGAGATGATAAGTACATTAAGAAAAAAAATAAGTGATTTATACAGAGAATACGTATATTTAATAGAAAGTGAAAAACTAAATGAATGGGAAAAAGAAGATTTAAAATTAATATTCGGAAGAAAAGGAAATAACACATTATATGAAAACAGCCTATTGGATCTATCCAGATATCTCTACAAACATCACGGCAAAAAAGCGATATTATTAATAGACGAATACGACACACCAATACAACAATCATATTTAAAAGGATATTATGATGAATTTATAGTATTCATAGGAAATATGCTCGGCAATGCATTAAAAGACAACGAATATTTAGAAAAAGCGGTATTAACAGGAATAACAAGAGTAGCAAAAGAAAGTATATTCACAGGAGTAAATAATCTTGACATATCAACAGTAGTAAATGAACTATACAATGACAAATTTGGAGTAACAAAAGAAGAACTTGATGAAATATTAAAATACTATGGAATAGAATATGAAAAAGAAAAAATAATGGAGTGGTATAACGGTTTTAATTTTGGAGGAAAAGAAGTATATAATCCATACTCAATAATAAATTTTGTAAGATCAAAAGAAATAAAAAATTACTGGATAAACAGCAGTGGAAATACATTAATAAAAGATTTGATAAGAAAAGGAACAGAAAAGATAAAAATAAAAATAGGAGAGTTAATAGAAGGAAAAACAATAGAAAGCACAATAAATGAAAACTTAGTATATGGAGATTTAAATGAAAATCTTGAAGAAAGCATATGGACATTATTTCTATTCACCGGATACCTAACATGGAAAGACAAAAAAGGAGAAGGAAACAGCGCATTATATAGACTAAAAATACCAAACAAAGAAGCTCATGATTTTTATAAAATGACGGTACTAAACATATTAAAAGAAAGCAGTATAGAATACAATAAAATAATAAGATTACTAATAAATGGAGAAAAAATAGAATTCACAAAAGAGTTTAAAGAAATAGTAGAAAATACACTGAGTTATTTTGATGTAACAGAAAAAGAACCAGAAAGATTCTATCATGGATTAATACTTGGAATGAGTGTAGGATTAGAAAAGGATTATATAATAAAAAGTAATAGAGAAGCGGGATATGGAAGAGCAGATTTAATATTAATCCCTAAAAACAAAACAAAACCAGGAATAATATTTGAATTCAAAAAATACAGCAGAGATTTTGATAAAAATTTAAAAGACAGCGCAGAAAGAGGAATAAAACAAATAGAAGAAAAAGGATATGAAAAAGAAATAAAAAGTTACGGAATAGAAAAAATAATAAAAGTGGCTATTGCCTTTGATAAAAAAGATGTTGAAATAATAGTGAAATAA
- a CDS encoding glycosyltransferase family 2 protein yields MKKVSIIIPTLNEEKHIEKCIKSLLDNNYENKEIIVVDGMSEDKTREILKKYDNIKIIDNELKITPVALNIGIKEASGDYIMIAGAHTTYSKNYISACIKRLEENKCDIAGGLVITNPGNNTSTAKAISTVLSHPFGIGGAKYRLNNSKEEYVDTVAYGIYKKEIFEKVGMFVPQLKRNQDIEMNLRLKNAGMRIMLIPEAKAYYYARDNFKDLFKNNFQNGLWVILSTHYSKKAFSLRHIVPLLFVLFLLFGSIASIFSPIARIPFFIILSIYLILSIYFSFKIAIKNKKVKLFFPTLLSFWLLHISYGLGSFYGLFLIL; encoded by the coding sequence ATGAAAAAAGTATCGATAATAATACCAACATTAAATGAAGAAAAACATATTGAGAAATGTATAAAATCGTTATTAGATAATAATTATGAAAATAAAGAAATAATAGTTGTTGATGGCATGAGCGAAGATAAAACAAGAGAAATATTAAAAAAATATGATAATATAAAAATAATTGATAACGAATTAAAAATAACTCCTGTAGCTTTGAATATAGGAATAAAAGAAGCAAGTGGAGATTATATTATGATAGCAGGAGCTCACACAACATATTCAAAAAATTACATATCTGCATGTATAAAAAGATTAGAAGAAAACAAATGCGACATAGCAGGAGGCTTGGTAATAACCAATCCCGGAAATAACACATCAACAGCAAAAGCAATATCAACTGTATTATCCCATCCATTTGGTATTGGCGGTGCAAAATACAGATTAAATAATTCAAAAGAAGAATACGTTGATACAGTAGCATATGGAATATATAAAAAAGAGATTTTTGAAAAGGTTGGAATGTTTGTCCCACAATTAAAAAGAAATCAGGATATAGAAATGAATTTAAGGTTAAAAAACGCAGGAATGAGAATAATGCTTATTCCTGAGGCAAAAGCATATTACTACGCCAGAGATAATTTTAAAGATTTATTTAAAAATAATTTTCAAAATGGTTTATGGGTAATTCTTTCAACACATTATTCCAAAAAAGCATTTTCTTTGAGGCATATTGTGCCGTTATTATTCGTTTTATTTTTATTATTTGGTTCTATTGCATCAATATTCTCACCAATCGCAAGAATTCCATTTTTTATTATTCTTTCAATTTATTTAATTCTATCAATATATTTCTCATTTAAAATTGCAATAAAAAATAAAAAGGTAAAATTATTTTTTCCAACCTTGTTATCCTTTTGGCTATTACATATATCTTATGGTCTTGGTTCCTTTTATGGTTTATTTTTGATATTATAG
- a CDS encoding GumC family protein yields MEPEIYEEELTLEDIIHIFKKRFWWFFATVVVTIVLTLVYLFTTTPIYEASVTLKIESQQSSSISDIFSSQLTSSRPEISTEVELIKSRTNIEKVIDDLNLVEYFRNKTDDEKTKKEINKYNIIKTLSEMITVSPVKDTNIVKISVQSDDPEMAKNIANKLAEVYNEFLKTLSKNEYTVKREFIEEQIPKVENELKAAEERIRKFKEDNKVFLLDEEAKNILSFTLEYDRQINQYNLQLQETKAKIKAFNDLLKKVDEKIISSETISTNPFINQLKSKLIDYKVELAGLTNIYPETDPKVKEIKDKIVETEKLLKNEVSKIVSSQVQTINPAYQDIYLQLIEAQYTTEVLKATIESLIKLKETYNKKFAKLPLLEQQLLELQRDVKVKENLYTLLLEKLEETRIAEAGVIGTAKLIDSAITPDKPIKPNKKLTAAIGGVLGIFLGILIAFIMEYADKSIKDEDEIKRMAKGKIILGRIPTFEMKSKYMNSELVVLNEPISPVAESIKLTSANINYSVTPEPKTIAITSAGPGEGKTVSAANLAISYAQNGLKTLLIDIDMRKPRIEKVLGLERFNIGIVNHILKDVPIERITQNYMENLDVIPVGPLPPNPTALLTSKKFGEVMDKLKEKYDKIIIDLPPILAAADALIVAKHTDGLILVVRAGKTQKHSLKIALENIITSDNKLLGLVIDDINEKNSGYYYYYYYYYYEDGQKKKRKKEKKNGIIK; encoded by the coding sequence ATGGAACCAGAAATCTATGAAGAAGAGCTTACATTAGAAGATATAATACACATATTTAAAAAGAGGTTTTGGTGGTTTTTTGCAACAGTGGTGGTGACAATAGTATTAACATTAGTCTATTTGTTTACAACAACACCAATATATGAAGCGAGTGTTACTTTGAAAATTGAATCACAGCAAAGTAGCTCAATTTCTGATATTTTTTCATCGCAATTAACATCATCAAGACCAGAAATATCAACAGAGGTTGAGCTTATTAAAAGTAGAACGAATATAGAAAAAGTTATTGATGATTTAAATCTTGTAGAGTATTTTAGAAATAAAACAGACGATGAAAAAACTAAAAAGGAAATTAATAAATATAATATAATTAAAACATTATCAGAGATGATTACAGTATCTCCAGTAAAAGATACAAATATAGTAAAAATTTCTGTTCAGAGCGATGATCCTGAAATGGCAAAAAACATAGCAAACAAATTAGCAGAAGTATATAATGAATTTTTAAAGACACTTTCAAAAAATGAATATACTGTAAAAAGAGAGTTTATTGAAGAACAAATACCAAAAGTAGAAAATGAATTAAAAGCAGCAGAAGAAAGAATAAGAAAATTCAAGGAAGATAATAAGGTTTTTTTATTAGATGAAGAAGCAAAGAATATATTATCATTTACATTAGAGTACGATAGACAAATAAATCAATATAATCTACAATTACAGGAAACAAAAGCAAAGATAAAAGCATTTAATGATTTATTGAAAAAGGTTGATGAAAAAATAATCTCTTCGGAAACCATATCAACTAATCCGTTTATAAATCAACTAAAATCAAAATTAATCGATTATAAAGTAGAGTTAGCAGGATTGACAAATATATATCCAGAAACAGACCCAAAGGTAAAAGAAATAAAAGATAAGATAGTGGAAACCGAAAAATTATTAAAGAATGAAGTTTCAAAAATTGTTTCATCACAAGTGCAAACAATAAATCCAGCCTATCAGGATATATATTTACAATTAATAGAGGCACAATATACAACGGAAGTATTAAAAGCAACAATAGAATCATTGATAAAATTAAAGGAAACATATAATAAGAAATTTGCAAAATTGCCATTATTAGAACAGCAATTGTTAGAATTACAGAGAGATGTGAAAGTAAAAGAAAATTTGTATACATTATTACTTGAGAAATTAGAGGAAACAAGAATAGCAGAAGCTGGAGTTATTGGAACAGCAAAATTAATAGATTCAGCAATAACACCAGACAAACCAATAAAACCAAATAAAAAATTAACAGCAGCTATAGGTGGAGTTTTGGGAATATTTTTAGGAATATTAATAGCCTTTATAATGGAATATGCAGATAAAAGTATAAAAGATGAAGATGAAATAAAACGTATGGCAAAAGGGAAGATTATATTAGGTAGAATACCAACCTTTGAAATGAAAAGCAAGTATATGAATTCAGAATTAGTAGTATTAAATGAGCCGATTTCACCAGTGGCAGAATCAATAAAATTGACATCTGCAAATATAAATTATTCAGTAACTCCTGAGCCCAAAACAATAGCAATAACTAGTGCAGGACCTGGCGAAGGAAAAACTGTAAGTGCTGCAAATTTAGCTATATCTTATGCTCAAAATGGATTAAAAACATTATTAATAGATATAGATATGAGAAAGCCAAGAATAGAAAAGGTTTTAGGCTTAGAAAGGTTCAATATTGGAATTGTGAACCATATTTTAAAAGATGTGCCAATTGAAAGAATAACACAAAATTATATGGAAAATCTTGATGTAATTCCAGTAGGACCATTGCCGCCAAATCCAACAGCCTTGTTAACATCTAAAAAATTTGGTGAAGTAATGGATAAATTAAAAGAAAAATACGATAAAATAATAATAGATTTACCACCAATATTAGCAGCAGCGGACGCTTTAATAGTTGCAAAACATACAGATGGCCTGATTTTAGTAGTAAGAGCAGGAAAAACTCAAAAACATTCACTGAAAATAGCATTGGAAAATATTATTACATCAGATAATAAACTTTTGGGTTTAGTTATTGATGATATTAACGAAAAAAACTCAGGTTATTATTATTATTATTATTATTATTATTATGAGGATGGTCAAAAGAAAAAAAGGAAAAAAGAAAAGAAAAATGGTATAATTAAATAA
- a CDS encoding CpsB/CapC family capsule biosynthesis tyrosine phosphatase, whose protein sequence is MYIDVHNHILPGVDDGLKTMKESLEILREYKKNNVDTVFFTPHINHPTVKTDIEKIKKSYDELKPYCDEVGIKSYLASELYLQPNNNKSFIPLKDYFVLIELPTKVYPMYLLDKIFELQLEGYEVILAHVERYHWLQENEELIERLKTMNVYFQMNLEYVEKDDYFLKNDLIEFIATDYHGEKRGKIDYSLFEKYKDIVEKEKKILKID, encoded by the coding sequence ATGTATATTGATGTACATAATCATATATTGCCAGGTGTGGATGATGGATTGAAAACAATGAAAGAATCTTTAGAGATACTAAGAGAGTATAAAAAAAATAATGTAGATACTGTTTTTTTTACACCACATATAAATCATCCAACAGTAAAAACTGATATAGAAAAAATAAAAAAATCATATGATGAATTAAAACCATATTGTGATGAAGTTGGTATAAAATCATATTTAGCAAGTGAGTTATATTTACAACCAAATAATAATAAGAGTTTTATTCCGTTAAAGGATTACTTTGTATTAATAGAATTACCTACTAAAGTATATCCAATGTATTTATTAGATAAAATTTTTGAACTTCAGTTAGAAGGATATGAAGTAATTTTAGCGCACGTTGAAAGATATCATTGGCTTCAAGAAAATGAAGAATTAATAGAAAGATTAAAAACGATGAATGTATATTTTCAGATGAATTTAGAATATGTAGAAAAAGATGATTATTTTCTTAAAAATGATTTAATAGAATTTATAGCTACAGATTATCATGGAGAGAAAAGAGGAAAAATAGACTATTCTCTATTTGAAAAATATAAAGATATTGTAGAAAAAGAAAAAAAAATATTGAAAATAGATTAA
- the hemW gene encoding radical SAM family heme chaperone HemW, protein MNTEIGLYIHIPFCKSKCLYCDYPSTTNNRIQDKYFEYLLKEIDLVNLSNKIKTVFLGGGTPTYVSIKHIEKLFKKINANNAVEITIESNPETLTKEKLNAYFSLGINRLSLGIQTFNNNILRSMNRLYDIEIIERNYYLARRYFSNINLDFILGLPGDNMEILENNLRLIEKLHPEHVSYYIFDDDHNTPLKRLLEKGKMQLPEYEFIEKGFDLIIDELRKMGYVRYEISNWAKKGYECKHNIIYWNNEDYHGLGLSAGGHIKNIRYTKTWDFKEYFDKIDNNEIPYYYYKENSMIDEFTEELFMGLRLINGIEIKKLKKKYGSLYEKFFKILFQMVSDLIIIDDRIRMSKKGLDLSKMVFEKILEVRENIYEG, encoded by the coding sequence TTGAATACTGAAATAGGGTTATACATTCATATTCCATTTTGTAAAAGCAAATGTTTATATTGTGATTATCCATCCACAACTAACAATAGGATACAGGATAAATATTTTGAATATTTATTAAAAGAAATAGATTTAGTAAATTTATCTAATAAGATAAAAACGGTTTTTTTAGGTGGTGGTACGCCCACATATGTAAGTATAAAACATATAGAGAAATTGTTTAAAAAGATAAATGCTAATAATGCAGTTGAAATAACGATAGAGTCTAATCCAGAAACTTTAACAAAAGAAAAATTAAATGCATATTTTTCTTTGGGAATAAATAGATTGAGTTTAGGTATTCAAACATTCAACAATAATATTTTAAGATCAATGAATCGATTATATGATATTGAAATTATAGAAAGAAATTATTATCTTGCAAGAAGATATTTTTCTAATATAAATTTAGATTTTATTTTAGGATTACCAGGAGATAATATGGAAATCCTTGAAAACAATTTAAGATTAATAGAAAAATTACATCCAGAGCATGTTTCATACTACATCTTTGATGATGATCATAATACACCATTAAAAAGATTATTGGAAAAAGGGAAAATGCAACTTCCAGAATATGAATTTATTGAAAAAGGATTTGATTTGATTATAGATGAATTAAGAAAAATGGGGTATGTTAGATATGAGATATCAAATTGGGCGAAAAAGGGGTATGAGTGCAAACATAATATAATTTATTGGAATAATGAAGATTATCATGGTTTAGGGCTTTCTGCTGGAGGTCATATTAAAAATATTAGATATACTAAAACGTGGGATTTTAAAGAATACTTTGATAAGATAGATAATAATGAAATACCATATTATTATTACAAAGAAAATTCAATGATTGACGAATTTACTGAAGAGCTTTTTATGGGATTGAGGTTAATAAATGGAATTGAAATAAAGAAATTAAAGAAAAAATATGGTTCATTATATGAAAAGTTTTTCAAAATTCTTTTTCAAATGGTTTCAGACTTAATTATAATTGATGATAGGATTAGAATGTCAAAAAAGGGCCTGGATTTATCTAAAATGGTATTTGAAAAAATTCTGGAAGTGAGGGAAAATATATATGAAGGATAG